The Clostridium sporogenes genome contains a region encoding:
- a CDS encoding cytosine deaminase, translating to MLIKNVKLTDKNELVDIRIKNGIFKEIKNNLEAYKDEEIIDGKGNLALPPFIEPHVHLDTTLTAGEPNWNESGTLFEGIQRWSERKAFLTKEDVKERAKKALSWQIANGIQHVRTHVDTTDESLLALKAMLEVKEEMKDYVDIQIVAFPQEGILSYKGGLELLEEALKLGADVVGAIPHFEFTREYGVESINKIFELAKKYDTLIDVHCDEIDDEQSRFLETVATRALETGMKNKVTASHTTAMHSYNNAYTYKLFRLLKMSDINFVANPLVNTHLQGRFDTYPKRRGVTRVKELKDANINVCFGHDDIFDPWYPLGTGNMLQVLHFGLHVCQIMGYNEIDDSIKFITTNSAKTLNIENKYGIEVGKPGNLIILPVENGYDAIRRQVPVCYSIRAGKIISKTEPSFTKVYLGEEINVNFKK from the coding sequence ATGTTAATAAAAAATGTTAAACTTACAGATAAAAATGAATTAGTTGATATAAGAATTAAAAATGGTATATTTAAAGAAATAAAAAATAATTTAGAAGCATATAAAGATGAGGAAATTATAGATGGAAAAGGTAATCTGGCTCTTCCACCTTTTATAGAACCCCATGTTCATTTAGATACAACTCTTACAGCAGGAGAACCAAATTGGAATGAAAGTGGAACTTTGTTTGAAGGAATACAAAGATGGTCTGAAAGAAAAGCATTTTTAACAAAAGAAGATGTGAAAGAAAGAGCTAAAAAGGCGCTAAGCTGGCAAATAGCTAATGGTATACAACATGTTAGAACTCACGTTGATACAACGGATGAATCATTATTAGCACTAAAGGCTATGTTAGAAGTTAAGGAAGAAATGAAAGACTATGTGGATATACAAATAGTAGCTTTTCCTCAAGAGGGAATTTTATCTTATAAAGGAGGTTTAGAACTTTTAGAAGAGGCTTTAAAGTTAGGAGCTGATGTAGTTGGAGCTATACCACATTTTGAATTTACTAGAGAATATGGAGTAGAATCAATTAATAAAATTTTTGAACTTGCAAAAAAATATGATACATTAATAGATGTTCACTGTGATGAAATTGATGATGAACAATCAAGATTTTTAGAAACTGTAGCTACTAGGGCATTAGAAACAGGAATGAAAAATAAAGTTACAGCTAGTCATACTACAGCTATGCATTCTTATAACAATGCTTATACATATAAATTGTTTAGACTTCTAAAAATGTCAGATATAAACTTTGTTGCAAATCCTCTTGTAAATACACATTTGCAAGGAAGGTTTGATACATATCCAAAGCGTAGAGGAGTTACTAGAGTAAAAGAATTAAAAGATGCTAATATTAATGTTTGTTTTGGACATGATGATATTTTTGATCCATGGTATCCACTTGGAACTGGTAATATGCTTCAAGTGTTGCATTTTGGATTACACGTGTGTCAAATTATGGGGTATAACGAGATAGATGATTCCATTAAATTTATAACAACTAATTCAGCAAAAACTTTAAATATAGAAAATAAGTATGGTATAGAAGTAGGTAAGCCTGGTAATCTTATAATTTTACCAGTGGAAAATGGCTATGATGCTATAAGACGCCAAGTTCCTGTTTGTTACTCTATAAGAGCTGGAAAAATAATAAGTAAAACAGAACCATCTTTCACTAAGGTATATTTAGGAGAAGAAATTAACGTAAATTTTAAAAAATAA
- a CDS encoding AbrB/MazE/SpoVT family DNA-binding domain-containing protein, translated as MNKKASEDKYMGSVKVGPKGQIVIPKEVRDMFDISSGDTLILLADAKKGIAIERYEIFSKIADAIFAGKAREIYPSESEEDSLIFAKEIKKFSESEGEHDE; from the coding sequence ATGAATAAAAAAGCTTCGGAAGATAAATATATGGGTTCTGTGAAGGTAGGTCCAAAGGGGCAGATTGTTATTCCAAAGGAAGTGAGAGATATGTTTGATATTTCTTCAGGAGATACTTTAATTTTGCTTGCAGATGCTAAAAAAGGTATTGCAATTGAACGGTATGAGATTTTTTCTAAGATTGCTGATGCAATTTTTGCAGGTAAAGCGCGGGAGATTTATCCATCAGAATCGGAAGAAGATTCACTTATTTTTGCGAAAGAAATAAAAAAATTTAGTGAGTCTGAAGGAGAACATGATGAGTAA
- the codB gene encoding cytosine permease encodes MSKKQHVDKDYSFESVKEKDKKGFISMFAVMLGFTFFSASMLTGGKLGVALSIKDFALAVFLGNLILAIYTGALAYIGADTGLSMHLLARYSFGEKGAYLPSFLTSFTQIGWFGVGVAMFAIPVSKITGINIYLLVAVSGILMTSTAYFGMKSLTILSAIAVPAITLLGCASMFKAVNSIGGASQLLNIAPKGKMGLVTAVTLCVGSFISGGSTTPDFVRFAKNKKIAVTTTIVAFFIGNSLMFLFGAIGAMATGYSDISDVMISQGLIIPAILALGLNIWTTNDNAIYTSGLGISNITKIPKSKVVIFNGILGTIGALWLYNNFVSFLSLLGAMIPAVGGIIIADYFFVRKRKYESLKEANFKVINYKAIGACILGILAGKYLTVGIPSINSLIITGVIHIILEKAIKEKTQKNVQCDEYVA; translated from the coding sequence ATGAGTAAAAAACAACATGTAGACAAAGATTATTCATTTGAATCAGTAAAGGAAAAGGACAAGAAAGGATTTATTTCAATGTTTGCAGTTATGCTAGGCTTTACATTTTTCTCAGCTAGTATGCTTACAGGTGGAAAACTAGGAGTAGCACTATCAATAAAGGATTTTGCTTTAGCTGTATTTTTAGGGAATTTAATATTAGCAATTTATACAGGAGCACTGGCATACATAGGAGCGGATACAGGACTTTCAATGCATTTATTAGCAAGATATTCTTTTGGAGAAAAGGGTGCATATTTACCATCTTTCTTAACAAGTTTTACTCAAATAGGATGGTTTGGAGTTGGGGTTGCTATGTTTGCAATACCAGTAAGCAAAATAACAGGAATAAATATATATTTATTAGTAGCAGTATCAGGAATATTAATGACTTCAACAGCATATTTTGGGATGAAATCTTTAACCATATTAAGTGCAATAGCGGTACCAGCCATAACATTGTTGGGATGTGCGTCAATGTTTAAAGCTGTAAATTCAATAGGCGGTGCTTCACAATTATTAAATATAGCACCTAAAGGAAAAATGGGATTGGTTACAGCAGTAACTTTATGTGTAGGATCTTTTATAAGTGGAGGAAGTACAACACCAGACTTTGTAAGATTTGCAAAAAATAAAAAGATTGCAGTAACAACGACAATAGTAGCTTTTTTCATAGGTAATTCATTAATGTTTTTATTTGGAGCTATAGGAGCAATGGCTACAGGATATTCAGATATATCAGATGTTATGATATCACAAGGCCTTATAATACCAGCAATATTAGCATTAGGATTAAACATATGGACAACTAATGACAATGCTATATATACATCAGGACTTGGAATTTCAAATATAACAAAAATTCCTAAAAGTAAGGTGGTAATTTTTAATGGAATACTAGGTACTATAGGTGCTTTATGGTTATATAATAATTTTGTAAGTTTTTTAAGTTTATTAGGAGCAATGATTCCAGCAGTTGGAGGAATAATAATAGCTGATTATTTCTTTGTAAGAAAAAGAAAATACGAAAGCCTTAAAGAAGCTAATTTTAAAGTTATAAATTATAAAGCTATAGGAGCTTGTATATTAGGAATATTAGCTGGAAAATATTTAACTGTAGGAATTCCGTCAATAAATTCATTAATTATAACAGGAGTAATACATATTATATTAGAAAAAGCTATCAAAGAAAAAACACAAAAAAATGTACAGTGTGATGAGTACGTTGCTTAA
- a CDS encoding esterase/lipase family protein yields MKRSYFKRIMASIIIICIVFGFTSISTVKAADNSDATVVGNDYPIVMVHGCFGWGRNEGAGLYYWGGKESLTQKLTEKGYTVYSPSIGPVSSNWDRACELYTYIVGGTVDYGESHSEKCGHARYGRSYPGVYKQIGTKDSSGNIRKIHLIGHSMGGQTIRLLAQLLENGDPDELASTTDGSINSLFTGGKSWVSSITSIATPHDGSQEAHIKYGIEPLTHQFVAAIAAIKGKNVNLGDLDYDFQLDQWGLRRNPGESRLAYNNRVIKSGIWKKTKDLSVWDLSPEGAQEFNSYVKAQSDINYFSIACVNTHEDKFTRFQVPNKNMNPILVKSSIFMGRYTNNKSGEVPIDKSWWRNDGVVSVISATNPKVGSSDQIVDYSGTAVKGTWNYLGEFDNTDHIEVCGMKYDRNRIEQMYFNVAEMLSKLPVE; encoded by the coding sequence ATGAAAAGATCTTATTTTAAAAGGATTATGGCGTCTATTATTATCATCTGTATAGTTTTTGGTTTTACCTCAATTTCTACTGTAAAAGCTGCTGATAACAGTGATGCTACAGTAGTTGGAAATGATTATCCCATAGTTATGGTACATGGATGCTTTGGTTGGGGAAGAAATGAAGGAGCCGGTCTCTATTACTGGGGAGGTAAAGAAAGCTTGACTCAAAAGCTTACCGAGAAGGGTTATACTGTATATTCTCCATCTATCGGACCTGTTTCAAGTAACTGGGATAGGGCATGTGAGCTGTATACATATATTGTAGGCGGCACAGTTGATTATGGTGAATCACATTCTGAAAAATGTGGACATGCAAGATACGGACGTAGTTATCCAGGCGTGTACAAACAAATTGGAACAAAAGATTCATCTGGAAATATTAGAAAAATTCATCTAATTGGACACAGTATGGGAGGACAGACAATCCGTCTATTGGCACAGCTTTTGGAAAATGGAGATCCTGATGAATTAGCATCTACCACAGACGGAAGTATCAATTCCCTTTTTACTGGGGGCAAATCATGGGTATCCAGTATTACATCTATTGCTACTCCACATGATGGAAGTCAGGAAGCACATATAAAATATGGTATTGAGCCTCTCACACATCAATTTGTTGCAGCTATTGCCGCAATAAAAGGAAAAAATGTTAATCTAGGTGACCTAGATTACGATTTTCAATTAGATCAGTGGGGTCTTAGAAGAAACCCTGGTGAATCACGTTTAGCCTACAACAATAGAGTAATTAAAAGTGGAATTTGGAAAAAAACCAAGGATTTAAGCGTTTGGGATTTGTCACCAGAAGGAGCTCAGGAATTTAATTCGTACGTTAAGGCACAAAGTGATATCAATTATTTTTCAATTGCGTGTGTAAATACTCATGAAGATAAATTCACTCGTTTTCAGGTGCCAAATAAAAATATGAATCCTATTCTTGTAAAAAGCTCCATATTTATGGGGAGGTATACAAACAATAAGAGTGGTGAAGTTCCTATAGATAAAAGCTGGTGGAGAAATGATGGCGTTGTGAGTGTAATATCAGCTACAAATCCTAAGGTCGGTTCATCAGACCAAATAGTTGATTATAGCGGAACTGCAGTAAAGGGTACATGGAATTATCTTGGGGAATTTGATAATACAGATCATATTGAAGTTTGTGGAATGAAATATGATCGAAACAGAATTGAACAAATGTATTTCAATGTGGCAGAAATGCTTTCAAAACTTCCTGTTGAATAA
- the xylB gene encoding xylulokinase, which translates to MLYIGVDLGTSAVKLLLMDETGKIHNTVSKEYPLYFPYPGWSEQKPEHWYTETLFGMEELIENCKKEDIAGISFGGQMHGLVALDAQDKVIRPAILWNDGRTEKETDYLNKVIGKEKLSKYTANIAFAGFTAPKILWVKKHEPENFERIAKIMLPKDYLAYRLSGVHCTDYSDASGMLLLDVKNKCWSKEMMEICSIKEEQLPKLYESYEVVGTLQRDIAEKLGLSSNVKVIAGAGDNAAAAVGTGTVGNGMCNISLGTSGTIFISSKTFGMDDNNALHSFAHADGYYHLMGCMLSAASCNKWWMEEILKTKEYIKEQENIAKLGENKVFYLPYLMGERSPHNDPKARATFTGMTMDTTREEMTQAVLEGVAFGLRDSLEVARSLGIKIQRTKICGGGAKSLLWKKIIANVMNLSVDVIESEEGPGYGGAILAAVGCGEFSSVEEAVGKLVKTVHTINPEPKLVEKYEEQYQKFCQIYPTMKELFQILTK; encoded by the coding sequence ATGTTATATATTGGAGTTGATCTTGGCACATCAGCTGTAAAGTTGTTATTGATGGATGAAACAGGAAAAATTCATAATACTGTGTCCAAGGAGTACCCTCTATATTTTCCCTATCCAGGTTGGTCCGAACAGAAGCCAGAGCACTGGTATACTGAGACACTTTTTGGAATGGAAGAGTTAATTGAAAACTGTAAAAAGGAAGATATTGCTGGAATAAGTTTTGGAGGGCAAATGCATGGCTTGGTTGCTTTGGATGCTCAGGATAAGGTAATTCGTCCAGCAATTTTATGGAATGATGGCAGAACTGAGAAAGAGACGGATTATCTGAATAAAGTTATTGGAAAAGAAAAGCTTTCCAAATATACGGCCAATATTGCCTTTGCGGGATTTACGGCGCCAAAAATCCTTTGGGTAAAGAAGCATGAGCCGGAAAACTTTGAACGGATAGCAAAAATTATGCTACCGAAAGATTATCTAGCATATCGCTTAAGCGGTGTGCACTGTACGGATTATTCCGATGCTTCTGGAATGTTGCTTCTTGATGTTAAAAATAAATGTTGGTCAAAGGAAATGATGGAAATATGTAGTATAAAGGAAGAACAGTTACCAAAGCTGTATGAAAGTTATGAGGTTGTAGGAACGTTGCAACGGGATATTGCAGAAAAATTAGGATTATCATCAAATGTAAAGGTTATTGCAGGAGCAGGGGACAATGCTGCTGCCGCTGTTGGAACAGGAACGGTGGGGAATGGAATGTGTAATATTTCTTTAGGAACATCTGGAACAATTTTTATTTCCAGCAAAACTTTTGGCATGGATGATAATAATGCACTGCACTCTTTTGCTCATGCAGACGGCTATTACCATCTGATGGGGTGTATGCTAAGTGCCGCCTCATGTAATAAGTGGTGGATGGAGGAAATTTTGAAGACAAAAGAATACATAAAAGAACAAGAAAACATTGCAAAGCTTGGTGAAAACAAGGTGTTCTATTTGCCCTATCTGATGGGAGAACGTTCACCACATAATGATCCAAAAGCCCGAGCAACTTTCACTGGAATGACCATGGATACAACACGTGAGGAAATGACACAGGCGGTGCTAGAAGGTGTTGCATTCGGCCTGCGAGATTCCCTAGAAGTGGCAAGAAGTCTGGGAATTAAAATTCAGCGTACAAAAATTTGTGGTGGAGGAGCCAAAAGTTTGTTGTGGAAAAAAATTATTGCAAATGTTATGAATCTTAGTGTAGATGTGATTGAGAGTGAGGAGGGTCCAGGTTACGGTGGTGCTATTCTTGCCGCAGTGGGATGTGGTGAATTTTCTTCTGTGGAAGAAGCAGTAGGGAAACTTGTAAAAACAGTCCATACTATAAATCCGGAACCGAAGCTGGTTGAAAAATATGAGGAACAGTATCAAAAATTTTGTCAAATTTATCCTACAATGAAAGAGTTATTCCAGATACTTACAAAATAA
- a CDS encoding macrolide family glycosyltransferase — translation MSKIVFFSIPAHGHTNPTIAVVDELVKRGHEVWYYSFYEFQEKIETAGAKFIPCDNYLPELTPDIEKKVGKDFASLIEMAADMTMSLDEKVCRELKEFQPHCIVSDSICIWGKLFAIKLNVPYICSTTTFAMNKYTAKLIKQGLKEMFRMFIGIPRINKKIKLLQEKGYNVKNFISIIQNDNDTDTIVYTSKEFQPMVETFSDKYAFVGPSFRVPEVEQIKKKYPLIYISLGTVLNQNIHFYQNCIRALVDVDYQVIMSVGEKADISSLGKLPDNFKVYPKVQQLKVLQQTDVFITHCGMNSISESLYLGVPSVLFPLHSEQAMVANRVAELNAGKILKSDAVNSIRETVLQVLDDISYKKNAEVISKSLQKAGGASAAANKIEKVCNESTTK, via the coding sequence ATGAGTAAAATAGTATTTTTCAGTATCCCAGCTCATGGGCACACTAATCCTACTATAGCAGTAGTAGATGAATTAGTAAAACGTGGTCATGAAGTTTGGTATTATTCATTTTATGAATTTCAGGAGAAGATTGAAACTGCAGGTGCAAAATTTATTCCATGTGATAACTATTTGCCAGAACTTACACCGGATATAGAAAAGAAAGTAGGAAAGGATTTTGCATCCCTTATAGAGATGGCGGCAGATATGACTATGAGTTTAGATGAAAAGGTATGTAGAGAGCTTAAAGAATTTCAACCACATTGTATAGTATCAGATTCTATATGTATTTGGGGAAAATTATTTGCAATAAAATTAAATGTACCATATATTTGCTCTACTACAACCTTTGCAATGAATAAATATACTGCAAAGCTAATAAAACAGGGTTTAAAAGAAATGTTTCGTATGTTTATAGGTATTCCAAGAATTAATAAAAAGATAAAGCTGCTTCAGGAAAAAGGTTATAATGTAAAAAACTTTATAAGTATTATCCAAAATGACAATGATACTGATACAATTGTTTATACATCTAAAGAATTTCAGCCTATGGTAGAAACATTTTCAGATAAGTATGCTTTTGTAGGACCTTCTTTCCGAGTTCCAGAAGTTGAACAAATTAAAAAGAAATATCCGCTGATTTACATTTCATTAGGGACCGTACTGAATCAAAATATACATTTTTATCAAAACTGCATTAGGGCATTAGTTGATGTGGATTACCAAGTTATTATGTCTGTTGGAGAGAAGGCAGATATTTCTAGCTTGGGTAAGTTACCAGATAATTTTAAAGTTTATCCCAAAGTTCAACAATTAAAAGTTTTACAACAGACTGATGTGTTTATTACCCATTGTGGGATGAATAGCATAAGTGAAAGTTTATATTTGGGTGTGCCATCAGTTTTATTTCCATTACACAGTGAACAAGCTATGGTGGCAAATCGAGTAGCAGAACTAAATGCTGGAAAAATATTAAAGTCAGATGCTGTAAATAGTATACGGGAAACTGTTTTACAAGTATTAGATGATATATCCTATAAAAAAAATGCAGAAGTGATTTCAAAAAGCTTACAAAAAGCTGGAGGAGCTAGTGCAGCTGCAAATAAGATAGAGAAGGTTTGTAACGAAAGCACTACAAAATAA
- a CDS encoding VanZ family protein gives MYVAHTDYLINIIRICILCIVFQKGFYLRAKKREGGVSRKHLLWVFIFLLYLGAVYVVTGIGTIWDVQRFVTASTSEFDRIYLVPFSSSEVMMPYVLNIIMTIPLGFLLPLIWKQFRTIKKVALSGFLLSLCIELSQLFTQSRTTTTDDLIMNTLGAIIGYFIFKAFFHIILKKNSNEKDEITSSSVVIKHEAIFYLVLSFLGMFLFTI, from the coding sequence ATGTATGTTGCTCATACTGATTATTTAATTAACATTATTCGCATATGTATTTTATGTATTGTATTTCAAAAAGGATTTTATCTAAGGGCTAAGAAGAGGGAAGGAGGAGTTTCCCGTAAGCATCTTCTATGGGTATTTATTTTTTTATTGTATCTGGGAGCTGTTTATGTCGTAACAGGTATAGGAACAATTTGGGATGTGCAAAGGTTTGTTACCGCATCTACATCTGAATTTGATCGAATTTATTTAGTTCCATTCTCTAGTTCTGAGGTAATGATGCCCTATGTTTTGAATATTATAATGACAATACCATTAGGATTTTTGTTACCATTGATTTGGAAACAATTTCGAACAATTAAAAAGGTTGCCTTGTCGGGCTTTTTGTTATCCTTATGTATTGAGTTAAGTCAATTGTTCACTCAAAGTCGAACCACAACGACAGATGATTTAATTATGAACACCCTAGGAGCTATTATCGGATATTTCATCTTTAAAGCATTCTTTCATATCATCTTGAAAAAAAATAGCAACGAAAAAGATGAAATAACATCATCTTCAGTTGTCATCAAACACGAAGCAATTTTTTATTTAGTATTATCATTTTTGGGAATGTTTTTATTTACTATTTAG
- a CDS encoding SufB/SufD family protein has protein sequence MDDIQKNLLKEISDIHELELGAYNVRVNGEASLKNTTANIDIVKKEDKPGIDIYIKPNTKNESVHIPVILSQTGMTELVYNDFHIGENADVTIVAGCGIHNGGNEKSEHDGIHTFFIDKNAKVKYLEKHYGEGNGNGDRVLNPQTIINIDEGGYMEMDTSQIKGVDSTKRVTKATLKESARLVIKEKIFTHGNQSAETDFEVNLDGENSSANVVSRSVAKDNSHQIFLSKVNGNSKCKGHTECDAIIMDKACVKAIPQILANNVEANLIHEAAIGKIAGEQLIKLMTLGLTESEAEAQIINGFLK, from the coding sequence ATGGATGATATTCAAAAGAATTTATTAAAAGAAATTTCAGATATTCATGAATTAGAATTGGGAGCTTATAATGTAAGAGTAAATGGTGAAGCTTCTTTAAAAAATACAACTGCTAATATTGATATAGTAAAGAAAGAAGATAAACCTGGAATTGATATATATATTAAACCAAATACAAAAAATGAGAGTGTACATATACCAGTTATATTGAGTCAAACAGGCATGACTGAATTAGTATATAATGACTTTCATATAGGTGAGAATGCAGATGTTACTATTGTAGCAGGTTGTGGTATCCATAATGGTGGAAATGAAAAATCAGAGCATGATGGTATTCATACTTTTTTCATTGATAAGAATGCAAAGGTTAAATATTTAGAAAAACATTATGGTGAAGGAAATGGAAATGGGGATAGAGTTTTAAATCCACAAACAATTATAAATATTGATGAAGGTGGATATATGGAAATGGACACTTCACAAATTAAAGGTGTAGATTCAACAAAAAGAGTAACAAAAGCCACACTTAAAGAAAGTGCTAGATTAGTAATAAAAGAAAAAATATTTACTCATGGTAATCAAAGTGCAGAAACAGATTTTGAAGTTAATTTAGATGGTGAAAATTCTAGTGCTAATGTTGTTTCCAGATCAGTTGCAAAGGATAATTCACATCAAATATTTTTATCAAAAGTTAATGGTAATTCAAAGTGTAAAGGACATACAGAATGTGATGCTATTATAATGGACAAAGCCTGTGTAAAAGCAATTCCACAAATTTTAGCAAATAATGTTGAAGCTAATTTAATTCATGAAGCGGCAATTGGTAAAATAGCAGGAGAACAGTTAATTAAATTAATGACACTTGGACTTACAGAAAGTGAAGCAGAGGCACAAATTATAAATGGATTTTTAAAATAA
- a CDS encoding radical SAM protein, with amino-acid sequence MKISKKDALIWFDFFAMLPEEEEVMPKQQEIIYATFAQIEAAIDHRNDMLMSEIKNLKTLENRTLFVGNESKFPKGCRSCLLGTGLSAIRKTNKCNAECKFCYNYGELDDMFPIGEGMWEIGGTKFYEKDIDLLLSIHKKPTGVAYVYLEPFMEIEKYYSVIKKFSDAKVYQHLYTNGTLATEETLKALGEAGLDEIRFNLGASNCSNKVIENIKIAKKYIKNVGIETPMTPEFFEGFFKKKQAILGTNLDFINCAELHLNENNIDNYYGENMYISRHGYISPIWSRELTLKFMKIADEENWDLVVHDCSNNTKFARDLNLSSKEGRWFGASNYACEFPRIPYESFLPILRDDNFKFLSEEELPEDYKAGKLLF; translated from the coding sequence ATGAAAATTTCAAAGAAAGATGCGTTGATATGGTTCGATTTTTTTGCCATGTTGCCAGAAGAAGAAGAAGTTATGCCAAAACAACAAGAAATCATTTATGCTACCTTTGCACAAATTGAGGCAGCAATTGATCATAGAAATGATATGTTGATGTCAGAAATTAAGAATTTAAAAACTTTGGAAAATAGAACTCTTTTTGTGGGAAATGAAAGCAAATTTCCAAAGGGATGTCGTTCTTGTTTGTTGGGAACTGGTTTGAGTGCAATTAGAAAAACAAATAAATGTAATGCAGAGTGTAAGTTCTGTTATAATTATGGAGAACTAGATGATATGTTTCCTATTGGCGAAGGTATGTGGGAAATCGGAGGCACAAAATTTTATGAAAAGGATATTGACTTACTTCTTTCTATCCATAAGAAACCTACTGGTGTTGCCTACGTTTATTTAGAGCCATTTATGGAAATTGAAAAATATTATTCAGTTATAAAGAAATTTAGTGATGCTAAAGTTTATCAACATCTATATACAAACGGTACTTTAGCTACTGAAGAGACATTGAAAGCATTAGGTGAAGCTGGTCTTGACGAGATACGTTTCAACTTAGGTGCATCTAATTGTTCAAACAAAGTTATTGAAAATATTAAAATAGCAAAAAAATATATTAAAAATGTAGGCATTGAAACTCCAATGACTCCAGAGTTTTTTGAAGGCTTTTTTAAGAAAAAGCAAGCAATCTTAGGGACAAACCTTGATTTTATAAATTGTGCAGAATTGCATTTAAATGAAAACAACATAGATAATTATTATGGAGAAAATATGTATATATCAAGACATGGCTATATATCTCCAATTTGGAGCAGGGAATTAACTTTGAAATTTATGAAGATAGCGGATGAAGAAAACTGGGATTTAGTAGTTCATGATTGTTCAAATAATACAAAGTTTGCTAGAGATTTAAATTTGAGTAGTAAAGAGGGTAGATGGTTTGGAGCCAGTAATTATGCCTGTGAATTTCCTAGGATTCCATATGAATCATTTTTACCAATACTACGTGATGACAACTTTAAATTTTTAAGTGAAGAAGAATTACCTGAAGACTATAAGGCAGGAAAATTGCTTTTTTAG
- a CDS encoding ABC transporter ATP-binding protein → MLELKNVCFNVDDNKKQILKNINLIINDSKFTAITGPNGGGKSTLAKIISGIKKPTSGSIILDGKDITSMSITERAKLGISFAFQQPVRFKGITVKDLLTLAAQKDISKKNICEYLHEVGLCAKDYINREINGSLSGGELKRIEIATILARGTKLSLFDEPEAGIDIWSFNNMIKVFEKMRKDINKSIIIISHQERILNIADDIILIEGGEIKKHGKKDDILPELLSAVDNCKFYKGDI, encoded by the coding sequence ATGCTAGAATTAAAAAATGTTTGCTTTAATGTAGATGATAATAAAAAACAAATTTTAAAAAATATTAATCTAATTATTAATGATTCGAAATTCACAGCAATTACTGGTCCAAATGGTGGTGGAAAATCTACTCTTGCAAAAATTATAAGTGGTATAAAAAAACCAACTAGTGGGAGCATAATTCTTGATGGAAAAGATATAACTAGCATGAGTATAACTGAAAGAGCAAAGCTTGGAATAAGTTTTGCATTTCAACAACCAGTAAGATTTAAAGGAATAACAGTAAAAGATTTGCTTACACTTGCTGCACAAAAAGATATATCTAAAAAAAATATTTGTGAGTATTTACATGAAGTTGGTTTATGTGCTAAAGATTACATAAATCGTGAAATTAACGGCAGCCTTTCTGGTGGAGAATTAAAAAGAATTGAAATTGCAACTATTCTTGCTAGGGGAACAAAATTATCATTATTTGATGAACCAGAAGCAGGAATTGATATTTGGAGTTTTAATAACATGATTAAAGTATTTGAAAAAATGCGTAAGGATATTAATAAATCAATTATTATTATTTCACATCAAGAAAGAATATTAAATATTGCAGATGATATTATTTTAATTGAAGGTGGAGAAATAAAGAAACACGGCAAAAAAGATGATATATTGCCAGAGTTACTTTCTGCAGTGGATAATTGTAAGTTTTATAAAGGAGATATATAG